The Antechinus flavipes isolate AdamAnt ecotype Samford, QLD, Australia chromosome X, AdamAnt_v2, whole genome shotgun sequence DNA window AGGGGCAACTCCCCCTAGGAGGCTGAAGTCTGACTTTCTGTTGTTGTCTCCCTGCAGGGCCTTGGTATGTACAAACCCTTGACTTCCTGCTTCAACCAAACCACAAAGTGGACCAGCTGTTGAGGGCTGCCATTACCTACTGCCCTAGTCTCCACCTGTCTCGCTCCCATTTTTCCTGCCATGTGGAACCCTGGGCCCCTAAGAGTACCATCCTGCCGGGAGGAGGTTCGCCGGGTCTCATTTTGCCCGAGACCTGGGCAGAGATGGATCTCACTAATTACATTCAGCGTCAGGTCTGGCCTCAGAAGGGGAGAGGGTTCCTTCGTATCCAGGTCAGGTGTCAGCAGCGAGAAAAGACGAAGGTTGGCCTTGGGTGGAGGCAGGCGTTGACCTCCGACACTGCTTTTCTGGTTCTGTATCTCAATAATACCTTTAAGAACGTGCCACGAATCAGGCCGCAAGAATCTCTGGTGGAGGAGCCCGGGGGAACGGATCCCCTGGCCCTGGCCCTGACCCGGCAGGTCCGTCAGGTGGGCCCCGTGAGATCCGAGATGCCTCGCCACTCACAGGAGCAGACCCACTGTGCTCTCTACCCTTTCCAGGTCAGCTTCTCCCAGCTGGGCTGGGACAGCTGGGTCATCGCCCCCCGTCGGTACAACCTCAACTACTGCAAGGGGATCTGCCCGTGGATGTTACACTCTGGCTTTCACTCACCCAACCATGCCATCATTCAGAACCTTATCAACACCATGGTGGACAGTAATGTCCCCCGGTCCTCGTGCGTACCTTACAAGTACACGCCCATCAGCATCCTGCTGATTGAGGCCAGCGGCAGCATCCTGTACAAAGAATTTGAAGACATGATTGCAGAGTCCTGTACCTGCAGGTGAGCATGGAAGCCAGGAGGTTTCTGCTTGCTCGCTGCCATCGATCTCAAAAAGCAGTGCTCCCTTCACTGATCCCTACACTCTGTTCTAGTCCTCACCCTGCCAAGCACAGTCattctttttgtactttttctgCTCACCTCACTTATATTCCCACAGTGGATTTAAAAACTAAACCCAGGCTTGAGCCTGGCTAATACCTAATATCTTGGGACACAATTTCTTTGGGAGTCCTGCTTCCTTCTGCTTCCTGTTGATGAGAAGCCATCTTGCCTGAAGAATCCTCGGGACTGGTACGGTAGAAGTAGCTGGGCAACGCAACCCAGAGCTCCAGAGTCAAAGCCACCAGATTGTCAGGAATACAGATCTGGAGATCTGGTGAGGGGATGAGGCGGCAAGTCCATGTTTTTAAGCACCCCCACCTCCAGGAGAGGAGGTGGGGTTCTTGGCACTCATGGCTCTTGTATCTGTTCTGGACCATCGGCTTTTGCTTCGGCCCTGGCTGGGCCTTCAGAGCCCCATTATTCCTTAGCTGCTGCCTGGGCCCTCGTGGTCCTTTCCTTTCTTAACCAGGATGTAGAAAGAAGTGGGCTGAGGGGAGAAGTCCTGGTTTGACTTGAGATTGATTGTTTATAGGGTTCACTTCTCTCCAATCCATGTCTACTTGGGGCGGGGGGGACGAGGGAAAGAGCAGTTCGATTGCTTCCttgcatctttttttaaaaaaaatgtctaggACAGAAAGCTTCATTGAATATGTTATGTGCAAGTAAAGTCAGCCCACTGGGTGCTAGCCTTGGGGGAAGGGCGGAGGGCCCAGAGGCGGGCCGCTTCAGGATAGGGTGGAAGGCCCACTATGCTAGGCTGGGGTGGAGGGCATGCAGTCATGCAGACTTGCTgtaaattttaaactttattaagGCCGAGGGCCATGGCTGTAACCCTGGCACTTCCTTAAAGTTCTGATATCACTTGGGCTGGGATGGAAGGGCCCGCTTGAAGCGGGGCCCTTGTATACAAGGCCCCGTCTCAAGCAGGCCCCTTGTACACAGATTGGGGAGGAGAGCCAGGGGGAGGCACTGCCTGTAACAGGCGGCTTATTTTCTGACCGTAAATATTCAAAGAagagttttctatttttatgctGTAATAAATTAACTTTTGCATGAGAAAAGGTTGAACTTTCTTGACTCGGGAGTTGGTGGCGGCGGCCAGTTGGTGGGGGGAAGGCCTTTGTCTCTTTCAGTTGCATGAGCTGGGCATCTTTTGGCAACTCTGCTCCTAACCCTTGGAACTGGCGACTCTCTATTAGCCTTCAAGTGATTCTGGTCACCCATCCTAGGCAGAACTGTACTGATTTTTGAGGAGGCAGGAAAAGTGGAGGCCCTGGTTCAGATTTGCAAACCAAATCTAAATTGATTTGGTTCAGTGCAGCTGGCAGGGATCAACACAGACGGTCACAATGGACCCATGGAAAGCAAAAGGTCCCTCGCTTCAGAGGATCCCTGCCACTGATGGAGAATTGAACCCCCTTCCCATCAGGCATGTCAGGAAAGAGGGCAAGGGGTCTGTGAGGGATGAGAGCTACATCCTGAAAAGGGCCAAGGCTAATGCCAGGCTTGGAAGAGGGTAGCTAGGCTTGAGCACATGGCTCCCACAAGTTGACTGGAGGTTCCTGGGCTTTCAAATCAACAAATGGCAAGATCCTAACCATGTGCCACATATACAAAGACAGGAAATAGTCACTGCCCTTACAGAGTTAGTGTTGAGCCAAGCAGGTCCCAATGTAGCCTGCCAACTATggtgacctgggttcaaatgtctCTACCTCCTTACTAACAGCCATGTAATCTCTGAGCCACCATGTCCTCATGCAACATAAGGGGATGGAACCCCGAGGCCTTCAGAGGACCCTCTAGGCTGATCTGCTCCCTGCGCCTCTGAAGGTGGAGCCAAGCAAGCAGACTTTAGGCTAGGCTGAGACTTTGTGACACACAAAGCCTGGAAGCCCAGTGGGTGCCTCTTCGTGAAGAGAAGGGGAACAGCAAAGAGGGGGAGACTGCTCTGAACGGAatcagaggaaagagaagaaaacccGGCAGACTGTCTGCATGATGACAGCCATTAGGAAAGGAGCCAACCCCAAgttgaagagataagaaaatgtgGGAGGGGGTTCTCTAGGTGTAGATCTTGTGGGAGATGATGGAAATAAAGCCCCAAACCTGGCATCGGATCCCAGTTTGGCCATGGCCCACCTCTGTCATCTTGGGTGAGTCACTTGGCTCCTTTGAGTTCATTTGTTCTTCTGTAAAGTTACAAATCTGGGTGACTGGGGTGGGGGGTGGTCTCAACAGAGTAGGGTTTGGAATGGGGATGAGGTAGGGGGGTGAGAGGCACATGGTGTAGACCACGAATGCCATCCGTGGCACCTTGAGCTGTACAAAAGGTGTCCGACAGGCTGTAGTCAGTGGATTGGGGAGCCATCTGTTGGCTTTTTTCCCATGACCCCATCTCAAATCTGAGCCGATGCGTTTCTGGTGGAGCTCGTTAGCGTCAGGGCATGGGCGCTGCAAAGTGCGTGTGTCTGTTCTGAACCGGGGCTGAAGTCGGGAGGCAAAATCCAGCAAGTGCCACCAGAAAAGCCGCCACTTCACCACATATTTGATTTTTGGTCGGgtgttcagaaaccttttacaGCTGCCAAATTTTTGCCGCTCCTTACGGGATCCCAACTCGGAGTTTAAGAAGCCTCAAGACAGCAATGGAACCCACGGGTGCAGAGATGACCAAGGAAGGTGAtgtgaagagaggagaaaagaagcccaggaaggggagaggggagatctGGGACCAAAGTGCAGGAGCCGTGGCAAGGAGAAGAGCCACCGCTTCCTCAGAGACTGGAGCAAAGGAGGAGAGGTGGGGGGAAATGTTGGGGAGTTTGAAGGTCTGAAATAAGGGAGTTTGCGACAGGGAACTCTGGGGCCCAGGAAGGGGGAGTTTGGGATAGTGTTAAATTCCTGGATCTGACCCTATAGAGACCAAGCATGCATGTTAGAGCTAGACTGAGTCTCAAGGAGGCAGAGAAGAAGGGACCACATGCCCCCCAAAAAGGGCTGAACCACAAGAGCTCCTTGTCGTGGAAGGTTCCGGGAAAGGAGCAAGAGGTAACTCTGGAACAATGAGCAATGGAGCTGGGATGTGGGGGAGCACACTTGGCTCTTGTCAGCCAACAAGAGGAGGAGCCAAGGATGGAACCAGATGGGGAGATGGGGGCAGGGCTCCCCAGAGGTTGACTGTAGAAACCCCCAATGCCTTTCTGAGGGCAGTTTGAACCACAGAGTGTTACAAATCTGGAATGTCAGTGACTGGGGAGGATGGCACTTATGGAGGCAAGGGGGAGAGATGGCTAACCCCAGTGTTTCTGACTTTCGTTGCCTGTGGGGTAAGATAAAAGGAGCCTGGTTTTCATGGGAGCCCCAGTCCCCTGACCCATTTCTGGAGACTAGATCAGAATGACATCTAAGCTAATATTCTCCCAGGAAGTCTGGGTTTGAGCAAAATGAGCCAAATTCTGAGGCTTCCCAGGGACACTACGGGGAGGGGGAGGATGAACTGGGGGGGTGGGTGATTTTTGAGAAGCTCCCAAGATTGCGTCGTGTCCATGAAAAACTCAGAGCCTGTGAGTCACACAAAGGCAATTCTGGAAATCCTAGGGTACGTCAAGGCATAAAGATATTCTGAGTCTTAAGATCCCATAGCCCCTTCTGGCTAGTGAGGGTCTTTGCCCCAAGGCTGGATCTTGGCCCGGGCCACTGGAGGGCTCAGTGTGCCTGCCCATTCTGCTTAGCTCAGTAATCTGAAGGCCAACCTGGAGTGTGGTCGATATCCCTGAAACGGGAGGGCTGGGGAAAAGACTGAGAGGTGAGGACGGGCTGCTGGCAGGGCAGGGTAGGGCAGGGGTGAGAGATTGCCCAACACCAACAATGTCTCAAATATTTGAACATGTCCTGCAACCTGGTGGGGGCTGGGCTGAGCCGCCTATATGAACGAGAAGGACTGGGTCCCGGGATCGCAGAAGGCCAGAGCAGAGACGGGCGGCACTGCCAGTGATCCAGACTGGGCCGTCTGACCATGAAGAGGCTGCTCCTGGTGGTCTCTGTGCTGTTCCTGCTTCTACCTGGGCAGCAGGTGGGTCTGATTTGGGGGAATCAGAGAATGGCAGGGCTGCCGGGGATGTCGAAGGGCATCAAGTCCAACCACCCGAttttctgagaaggaaaaacTGAGGGCTAGGTAGGAAAACTTAGGGTAACAGACTGGCAGAGCAAGGAGGAAAGAATTGTCGGTCTAACTTTCCTGCCTCGTTGCAAAGAGAGAACCGAGGAGCCGACAGGCCCCAGCCCAACAGAAGCGAAGAGCTCTTGAGACCCATTCTGGACATCCCCACCAAGCCCAAGGCACCAACAGGCATTTTTTGTGAGGGACTCGCACAGTGTTTTCATATCTAGAAATCTCCAAATGACcatttacattcatttaaaatttttacacaCCAGAGAGGCAGCACAATGGAGTTGGCTTTGGAGTTtggggacctgggttcaaatttcccCTTAGATGCTCACTAGCTCAGTGACCCTGGGAGCCTCAGTCCCTCCTGCCATATGGAAAACAGTGGTCACGTGTTACACACAAGatgtgttttgcaaaccttaaagcgaGACGTTAGGCCAAATTATGATTATTCTTGCCACCTTTTTGTTCGGTCTGGACCTGGCATTTCTTCGGGGGGAACTCCTGGTGTGGACTTCTCTCCACTGATACAGATCGATAAGCCTCTGCTCCCCAGTGGCTCTCGCAGTGGACCACTGAGAGCTAAGCCAACTTGGCCATGGTCTGCCAAGTTAGGGTGTGGCTTGGACCCGGGCCTTCCTGCCTCCAGGGCCAGCTCCTCTACCTTTCATTTTCAATAGTATCATGGTTAGATCATCAAGGTGCTCTTAGGAATGCCCCCTCATCCTCTCAGCCAAATGAACAAACCTAAGGTGCAGCAACTGAGGCTGCTCACTAGCCCCTAGTCATCACATCTTTAGTGGAGAAACAAGGGAGGATGGGACTGGAGGGGTCACTCGTTGGGTAGATGATACCATAGGAAGAAGTTGTGTCCAAGGCAAGAACCTGAAGGAGTGGGGGTGGAGCCCCCCTACCACAACTTGTCCTGGGCTTCACAAAGCTCCTGGTTGGGCAATGGGGCTGGGATAATGATACCTGTGGGCAGCTTGAGCAAGCGGCTTCCTGAACCTGGCTCCGTTCCTGGGTCCCGGAGGGAGAGAACGCCCTTGTTAAAAGTGCACTTGTCAATGCTTGGCCTCTGGAGTACTTTTTATGAGAGTCTAATCCTTGAGGGAGAGGTTCTATTTGAAAATGGATTTTGAGGGTGCAGACTGAACAGCTCCCAGAGAATTTGGGAGCCTCACTTTCACGCAAAAGCCTTGGGCTCAGAAACCCAGGCATTCTCATTTCTCTCGGAGCCCAACAAGTCCTAGACACACGTAAAGCTAAAGGAGCCTTGCACCTAGAGGCTTCCTAATCATTTCACCTTCATCACAGAAGGGCGGGGTGGTTGCCCACTTCTTCGCAGAAGGACTGAGGGTCTGCCCATGGTTTGGGGAGGAACCCTCAGCAGGAACTAGCATAGAGCCTTCCTTGCACATTATAGGGGCTGCTGTAAGTGCCTTTCTAAGCCCTCTGGGAGATACAGAGGCATAGGACTGGGTCTataccttcaagaaacttacaatctaagaATACACCAACTTAAGGTGGAGAGTACGACAGACAGTCAGCTTTCTTAACTTCAGATATGCAGAACCTCAAGCCAGAATCCTTTAAGAATTGTCAGAGGGACCTCTGACCCAAATGGCAAATCTGAA harbors:
- the BMP15 gene encoding bone morphogenetic protein 15; protein product: MDPTGMGWPLWALLFALGLSSPGGARARDAVTPAQVPTLLPLVRALLREGPRRPPRRQLSLERPVQYMLELYRQNADSQGHPRGNRVFHANVVRLVRPAARRVLPRQGPWYVQTLDFLLQPNHKVDQLLRAAITYCPSLHLSRSHFSCHVEPWAPKSTILPGGGSPGLILPETWAEMDLTNYIQRQVWPQKGRGFLRIQVRCQQREKTKVGLGWRQALTSDTAFLVLYLNNTFKNVPRIRPQESLVEEPGGTDPLALALTRQVRQVGPVRSEMPRHSQEQTHCALYPFQVSFSQLGWDSWVIAPRRYNLNYCKGICPWMLHSGFHSPNHAIIQNLINTMVDSNVPRSSCVPYKYTPISILLIEASGSILYKEFEDMIAESCTCR